In a single window of the Pseudomonas entomophila genome:
- the lapD gene encoding cyclic di-GMP receptor LapD: MSLFKQLLLAICLFLVVAFSGSFMVSLESSRSQYVNQLRSHAQDAATALALSLTPNIDDPAMVELMVSSIFDSGYYTSIKVIDLGSNAVLVERHAEPDSGGVPGWFIHLIGLEPAGGDALVSRGWQQAARVEVVSHPMFALAKLWQSALGSLGWLLLCGAVSAVLGALLLRRQLRPLDYMVAQSHAIARREFLSLPELPRTPELRRVVQAMNQMVEKLKALFTEQAERSEKLRTESYQDSLTGLANRRYFEMQLNARVSNLEEARAGYLLLLRVQDLAGLNARLGGQRTDQLLQAVGEQLRRTCANYPETNDLITRSRGGEFAVLAPGMVHDEAIQLAQALAATLQSLHETGASDVDPVACIGLAPYNPGDAPQDLLKLADEALARAESQPQPGWVCLEQGAAADAADSHHAWHTRLDQALAKGQFELFFQPVVDSRATDRVLHYKVISRLHDEQGQALAAGRFLPWLERFGWMARLDLLVLEKVLKHLQGHAESLALNLSAATLADPKALQRVFELLGQYRAIGPRLTFEIGEEQLPEQSMLEQLTRRLRGLGFSLALQRFGGRFSMIGNLAHLGLAYLKIDGGYIRNIDHERHKRLFIEAIQRAAHSIDLPLIAERVETEGELKVLREMGVQGIQGQLVGEPAPWR; encoded by the coding sequence ATGTCACTGTTCAAACAATTGCTGCTAGCCATTTGCCTGTTCCTGGTGGTCGCCTTCAGTGGCAGCTTCATGGTCAGCCTGGAGAGTTCGCGTAGCCAGTACGTCAACCAGCTGCGCTCCCACGCCCAGGACGCGGCCACCGCGCTGGCGCTGTCGCTTACGCCCAACATCGACGACCCGGCGATGGTCGAGCTGATGGTCAGCTCGATCTTCGACAGTGGCTACTACACCAGCATCAAGGTCATCGACCTGGGCTCCAATGCCGTGCTGGTCGAGCGCCATGCCGAGCCTGATAGTGGTGGCGTGCCGGGCTGGTTCATCCACCTGATCGGCCTGGAGCCGGCCGGGGGCGACGCGCTCGTCAGCCGTGGCTGGCAGCAGGCGGCGCGGGTCGAGGTGGTCAGCCACCCGATGTTCGCCCTGGCCAAGCTCTGGCAAAGTGCCCTGGGCAGCCTTGGCTGGCTGCTGCTGTGTGGCGCGGTAAGCGCGGTGCTCGGTGCGCTGCTGCTGCGCCGGCAGTTGCGGCCGCTGGATTACATGGTGGCGCAATCCCACGCGATCGCCCGCCGCGAGTTCCTCAGCCTGCCCGAGTTGCCGCGCACGCCGGAACTGCGCCGGGTGGTGCAGGCGATGAACCAGATGGTCGAGAAGCTCAAGGCGTTGTTCACCGAACAGGCCGAGCGCAGCGAGAAGCTGCGCACCGAGTCGTACCAGGACAGCCTCACGGGCCTGGCCAACCGGCGCTATTTCGAGATGCAGCTCAATGCGCGGGTCAGCAACCTGGAGGAGGCGCGTGCGGGTTACTTGTTGCTGCTGCGGGTCCAGGACCTGGCCGGCCTCAATGCGCGCCTGGGCGGCCAGCGCACCGACCAGTTGCTGCAGGCGGTGGGTGAGCAACTGCGTCGCACGTGCGCCAACTACCCGGAAACCAACGACCTGATCACCCGTAGCCGCGGTGGTGAGTTCGCCGTGCTGGCGCCGGGCATGGTCCACGACGAAGCGATCCAACTGGCTCAGGCCCTGGCCGCGACCTTGCAGAGCCTGCACGAAACGGGTGCCAGCGATGTCGACCCGGTGGCCTGTATTGGCCTGGCGCCATACAACCCGGGTGATGCCCCCCAGGACCTGCTCAAGCTCGCCGACGAGGCGCTGGCCCGTGCCGAGAGCCAGCCGCAGCCGGGCTGGGTATGCCTGGAGCAGGGGGCCGCGGCCGATGCCGCAGACAGTCACCATGCCTGGCACACCCGCCTTGACCAGGCTTTGGCCAAGGGGCAGTTCGAGTTGTTCTTCCAGCCGGTGGTGGATAGCCGGGCGACAGACCGGGTGCTGCACTACAAGGTCATCTCACGCTTGCACGACGAGCAAGGCCAGGCGCTGGCGGCGGGTCGCTTTCTGCCCTGGCTCGAGCGTTTCGGCTGGATGGCGCGGCTGGACCTGCTGGTGCTGGAGAAGGTGCTCAAGCACCTGCAGGGGCACGCTGAGTCGCTAGCGCTGAACCTGTCGGCCGCGACCCTGGCCGACCCCAAGGCGTTGCAGCGGGTCTTCGAGCTGCTGGGCCAGTACCGTGCCATCGGGCCGCGTCTGACCTTCGAAATCGGCGAGGAGCAGTTACCTGAGCAATCGATGCTCGAGCAGCTGACCCGGCGCCTGCGCGGGCTGGGCTTCAGCCTGGCGCTGCAGCGTTTCGGGGGCCGCTTCAGCATGATCGGCAACCTGGCGCACCTGGGCCTGGCCTACCTGAAGATCGATGGTGGCTATATCCGCAACATCGATCACGAGCGGCACAAGCGGCTGTTCATCGAAGCCATCCAGCGGGCGGCGCACAGCATCGACCTGCCGTTGATCGCCGAGCGGGTGGAGACGGAAGGGGAGTTGAAGGTGCTGCGAGAGATGGGTGTGCAGGGGATCCAGGGGCAATTGGTGGGTGAGCCCGCGCCTTGGCGTTAA
- a CDS encoding tryptophan synthase subunit beta has product MFYVQRDAEGQLLRVEAAAFDGFTEMVPADNAEIQEWFADNVVENSLKQLKQSDLDMIRVLEDLIEVLTAKGVFSITDLPPGAQAKLLNRSTARKALGSLNNLIEEEEEGGLI; this is encoded by the coding sequence ATGTTCTACGTGCAACGCGACGCCGAGGGCCAGTTGCTGCGGGTGGAAGCCGCCGCGTTTGACGGTTTTACCGAGATGGTCCCGGCAGACAATGCCGAGATCCAGGAATGGTTCGCCGACAACGTTGTCGAGAACAGCCTCAAGCAGCTCAAGCAGAGCGACCTGGACATGATCCGGGTGCTCGAAGACCTGATCGAGGTACTGACAGCCAAAGGCGTGTTCAGCATCACCGACCTGCCGCCCGGCGCCCAGGCCAAGCTGCTCAACCGCTCCACCGCGCGCAAGGCGCTGGGCAGCCTGAACAACCTGATCGAGGAAGAAGAGGAAGGCGGGTTGATCTGA